Proteins co-encoded in one Ananas comosus cultivar F153 linkage group 15, ASM154086v1, whole genome shotgun sequence genomic window:
- the LOC109721777 gene encoding uncharacterized protein LOC109721777 has translation MAGGMAFCMIAVLGPQPDGGIFPPLCAFRTASSVWLVFCSLRLSEDPFPRPCFAYGPVAFYLSMAWAVRWYRHSVSAVMASVVVTVCFCGLLRDVCQKYSLPAPRHGIPVENDRLISVYVEVEIPRGESVAETIRY, from the exons ATGGCGGGCGGGATGGCGTTTTGTATGATCGCTGTTCTCGGTCCGCAGCCGGATGGCGGTATCTTCCCTCCCCTCTGCGCCTTTCGAACGGCCAGCAGCGTTTGGTTGGTTTTTTGTAGCTTGCGCCTTTCCGAGGATCCGTTCCCGAGGCCCTGCTTCGCGTACGGCCCCGTGGCCTTCTATCTTTCGATGGCTTGGGCGGTACGGTGGTACAGGCATTCGGTGAG TGCAGTTATGGCATCGGTAGTTGTTACAGTTTGTTTTTGTGGATTGCTTCGCGATGTGTGCCAAAAGTATTCGCTACCGGCGCCAAGGCATGGCATTCCAGTTGAAAATGATAGATTGATTAGTGTTTATGTTGAAGTTGAGATTCCTAGAGGTGAATCTGTTGCCGAGACCATTAGATATTAG
- the LOC109721779 gene encoding 50S ribosomal protein L15, chloroplastic, with protein MNALLSLSLSLSSSSSPSPLLLRLPPSPFKGNVRTLCPLFLRRQTKTPSLFCCRASAADYAASASASAVATERFRLNNLGPQPGSRRKGKRKGRGIAAGQGNSCGFGMRGQKSRSGPGVRKGFEGGQMPLYRRIPKLRGIAGGMHAGLPKYVPVNLKDIASAGFQDGDEISLESLKARGLINPSGRERRLPLKILGDGDLSVKLDIKARALSATAREKLEAAGCTITVLPGRKKWVKPSVAKNLARAEEYFAKKKAASAAAGADSASA; from the exons ATGAAcgctctcctctccctctccctctccctctcctcctcctcttctccctctcccctcctcctccggctCCCCCCTTCTCCCTTCAAG GGCAACGTACGAACCCTATGCCCGCTCTTCCTGCGGAGGCAAACCAAGACCCCCTCGCTCTTCTGCTGCAGAGCCTCCGCCGCGGATTatgcggcgtcggcgtcggcgtcggcggtgGCGACGGAGCGATTTCGATTGAACAACTTGGGGCCGCAGCCGGGGTCGCGGCGGAAGGGGAAGCGGAAGGGGCGGGGGATCGCGGCGGGGCAGGGCAACAGCTGCGGCTTCGGCATGCGCGGCCAGAAGTCCCGCTCCGGCCCCGGCGTCCGCAAGGGCTTCGAGGGCGGCCAGATGCCCCTCTACCGCCGCATCCCCAAGCTCCGCGGCATCGCCGGCG GAATGCATGCTGGGTTACCAAAGTATGTTCCTGTTAATCTTAAAGATATTGCAAGTGCTGGATTTCAAGACGGTGATGAGATATCACTGGAGTCTTTGAAAGCAAGAGGCTTGATCAACCCATCTGGCAGGGAAAGAAGACTACCTTTGAAG ATCTTGGGGGACGGTGACTTATCTGTTAAGTTGGACATAAAGGCGAGAGCCCTTTCTGCAACAGCGAGAGAGAAGCTCGAGGCCGCAGGTTGCACTATCACTGTTTTGCCAGGAAGGAAGAAGTGGGTTAAGCCATCGGTTGCCAAGAACCTCGCGCGTGCCGAGGAGTATTTCGCTAAGAAAAAAGCTGCGTCAGCAGCAGCTGGTGCTGATTCAGCTTCCGCATAA
- the LOC109721778 gene encoding 3-ketoacyl-CoA synthase 6-like, translating to MPSAPLPEFQSSVKLKYVKLGYQYLVNHFLTLLLVPVMAAVSVELFQRGPGELAAVWRSLRLDLVHLLCSAFAVVFAAAVYFMSRPRPVFLVDYACYKPPPSCRVPFATFMEHTRLISDDPKSVQFQTRILERSGLGEETCLPPANHYIPPNPTMEASRAEAQLVIFSAIDDLVRKTGLKPKDVDILVVNCSLFSPTPSLSAMIVNKYKLRSNVRSFNLSGMGCSAGLISIDLARDLLQVHAGSNALVVSTEIITPNFYKGSRRDMLLPNCLFRMGAAAILLSNRRRDARRAKYRLVHVVRTHKGADDRAYRCVYEEEDDTGHSGISLSKDLMAIAGEALKSNITTIGPLVLPMSEQLLFFFTLVGRKLINPKWKPYIPDFKQAFEHFCIHAGGRAVIDELQKNLQLSAEHVEPSRMTLHRFGNTSSSSLWYELNYIESKGRMRRGDRIWQIGFGSGFKCNSAVWKCIRTVKTPVDGPWADCIHRYPVDIPEVVKL from the exons ATGCCGTCGGCGCCGCTCCCCGAGTTCCAAAGCTCGGTGAAGCTGAAGTACGTGAAGCTGGGGTACCAGTACCTGGTGAACCACTTCCTGACGTTGCTGCTGGTGCCGGTGATGGCGGCGGTGTCGGTGGAGCTCTTCCAGCGCGGGCCGGGCGAGCTGGCGGCCGTCTGGCGGTCCCTCCGGCTCGACCTGGTGCACCTCCTCTGCTCCGCCTTCGCCGTCGTCTTCGCGGCCGCCGTCTACTTCATGTCCCGCCCCCGCCCCGTCTTCCTCGTCGACTACGCCTGCTACAAGCCCCCGCCCAGCTGCCGCGTCCCCTTCGCCACCTTCATGGAGCACACCCGCCTGATCAGCGACGACCCGAAGAGCGTGCAGTTCCAGACGCGCATCCTGGAGCGGTCCGGCCTCGGCGAGGAGACCTGCCTGCCGCCGGCCAACCACTACATCCCGCCCAACCCCACCATGGAGGCGTCGCGGGCGGAGGCGCAGCTCGTCATCTTCTCCGCCATCGACGACCTGGTGAGGAAGACCGGGCTCAAGCCCAAGGACGTCGACATCCTCGTCGTCAACTGCAGCCTCTTCTCGCCCACGCCGTCACTCTCCGCCATGATCGTCAACAAGTACAAGCTGCGCAGCAACGTCCGCAGCTTCAACTTGTCCGGCATGGGCTGCAGCGCCGGCCTCATCTCCATCGACCTCGCCCGCGACCTACTGCAG GTGCACGCAGGATCGAACGCGCTGGTGGTGTCGACGGAGATCATCACGCCCAACTTCTACAAGGGCAGCCGGCGGGACATGCTGCTGCCGAACTGCCTGTTCCGGATGGGGGCGGCGGCCATCCTGCTGTCGAACCGGCGGCGCGACGCCCGGCGGGCCAAGTACCGGCTGGTGCACGTGGTGCGCACGCACAAGGGCGCCGACGACCGCGCCTACCGCTGCGTGtacgaggaggaggacgacacgGGCCACTCGGGCATCTCGCTGTCCAAGGACCTGATGGCCATCGCCGGCGAGGCGCTCAAGTCGAACATCACCACCATCGGCCCGCTCGTGCTGCCCATGTCGGAGCAGttgctcttcttcttcacgCTCGTCGGCCGCAAGCTCATCAACCCCAAGTGGAAGCCCTACATCCCCGACTTCAAGCAGGCCTTCGAGCACTTCTGCATCCACGCCGGCGGCCGCGCCGTCATCGACGAGCTCCAGAAGAACCTCCAGCTCTCCGCCGAGCACGTTGAGCCCTCCCGCATGACCCTCCACCGCTTCGGCAACACCAGCAGCAGCTCCCTCTG GTACGAGCTCAACTACATCGAGTCGAAGGGGCGGATGCGGCGGGGGGACCGCATCTGGCAGATCGGGTTCGGGAGCGGGTTCAAGTGCAACAGCGCAGTCTGGAAGTGCATACGCACCGTCAAGACGCCAGTCGACGGGCCGTGGGCAGACTGCATCCACCGCTACCCCGTCGACATCCCGGAAGTCGTCAAGCTCTAG